Proteins encoded in a region of the Clostridium beijerinckii genome:
- a CDS encoding cell wall-binding protein, protein MSRKSIEKLIVKGLILVGVLAMFPIGADAEWKKDNNGWWYTEGSSWSSGWKFINNNWYYFDSNGYMKTGWVKDKNNWYYLYDNGEMAKNTSVGGYELNADGAWIQIKENSSSSNIVNSTDVDNNNTTENIDQAVSKAIKSRGTNYLRGEAATEGHIVLDVEEKDNIAKVYTISSFGYFGFENGIFTETSGSGAIPTVMTFSENSNGGYSLIEYKEPEDGEECENSIKQMFPEKLWDKVLKGQESYSQLAESKEKEAKEYLKQIGRTADVSSKYVEKKRPNINVTAENKLFVYLGKNDSFLNHCPYWIGTKERVENGVRLIYETSQSKSTDGYDVITFKETKSDGTVVEERSYKIVGDEPELQ, encoded by the coding sequence ATGAGTCGAAAAAGTATAGAAAAATTAATTGTTAAGGGATTGATATTAGTTGGAGTTTTAGCAATGTTTCCAATAGGTGCAGATGCTGAATGGAAAAAAGATAATAACGGATGGTGGTATACAGAAGGAAGCTCATGGTCAAGTGGATGGAAGTTTATTAATAATAACTGGTACTATTTTGATAGCAACGGATATATGAAAACAGGATGGGTAAAAGATAAAAACAATTGGTATTATTTATATGATAATGGAGAAATGGCTAAAAATACTAGTGTTGGTGGTTATGAATTAAATGCTGATGGAGCATGGATTCAAATAAAAGAAAACAGTTCATCAAGCAATATTGTAAATTCAACAGATGTTGACAATAACAACACTACTGAAAATATTGACCAGGCTGTAAGCAAAGCCATAAAAAGTAGAGGGACAAATTATCTAAGGGGAGAAGCGGCTACAGAAGGGCACATAGTTTTAGATGTTGAAGAAAAAGATAATATCGCGAAAGTTTACACTATTTCAAGTTTTGGTTATTTTGGCTTTGAAAATGGAATTTTCACAGAAACCAGTGGAAGTGGAGCTATTCCTACGGTAATGACATTTTCTGAAAATTCAAATGGTGGTTATTCGTTAATCGAATATAAAGAACCTGAAGATGGAGAAGAATGTGAAAATTCTATAAAACAGATGTTTCCAGAGAAGTTATGGGACAAGGTTTTAAAAGGTCAGGAAAGCTATTCGCAGCTTGCAGAATCAAAAGAGAAAGAGGCTAAAGAATACCTAAAACAAATTGGTAGAACTGCTGATGTGAGCTCAAAATATGTTGAAAAGAAACGTCCTAATATTAATGTTACAGCAGAAAATAAACTATTTGTATATTTGGGGAAGAATGATTCATTTCTAAATCACTGTCCTTATTGGATAGGAACAAAAGAGCGTGTTGAAAATGGTGTAAGGCTAATTTATGAAACATCTCAAAGTAAAAGCACTGATGGATATGATGTAATAACTTTTAAAGAGACGAAATCGGATGGAACAGTTGTTGAAGAACGCAGCTATAAAATAGTAGGAGATGAACCAGAGCTTCAGTAG
- a CDS encoding AraC family transcriptional regulator — protein sequence MNIYSEYVIPESDNIERLLQTKMTRLAHLLYTCAPQDGVLTLPISGLSIIRYSGTEIDCPKTFYLPSLSIVAQGARSISIGHETYKLDKSQMLMNPITLPISLQTMKATKSEPLLIIRLDLNPERIAEIVPKVYSDGLPEIKQWCAGHVMNADISIIDAMIRLLECLQKPGDVEFIAPLIMDEILIRLLRSSAGVHVAAMGFADSGVHQVSDAIAWLRKNFSQSVKVSDLAKLTHMSESSFYNHFKAVTSMSPMQYQKALRLHEARNLMLSQHMDATTASRMVGYVSNSQFSRDYSAFYGAPPRKDIDKLYRQPQKTY from the coding sequence ATGAATATATATAGTGAGTATGTCATTCCAGAATCGGATAACATTGAAAGATTACTCCAAACAAAAATGACTCGATTAGCACACCTACTATATACCTGTGCTCCACAGGATGGTGTTTTAACTCTGCCCATCTCTGGTCTATCTATCATTCGTTATTCAGGAACAGAGATAGATTGTCCAAAGACTTTCTATTTACCTTCTTTAAGTATTGTTGCTCAAGGAGCAAGGTCTATCTCAATAGGTCACGAGACATACAAGCTTGATAAATCACAAATGTTAATGAATCCAATCACCCTGCCAATTTCTCTGCAAACTATGAAGGCAACTAAATCTGAGCCTCTCCTTATTATAAGGCTGGATCTTAATCCCGAGCGTATTGCTGAGATTGTTCCGAAAGTATATTCTGATGGTCTGCCTGAAATAAAACAGTGGTGTGCTGGACATGTTATGAATGCAGATATAAGCATTATTGATGCAATGATAAGGCTTTTGGAGTGCTTGCAAAAACCAGGAGATGTAGAATTCATTGCACCACTGATTATGGACGAAATTCTAATTCGCCTACTTCGCAGTTCCGCTGGAGTTCATGTTGCGGCCATGGGATTTGCAGACTCAGGAGTACATCAAGTGTCAGATGCAATAGCTTGGCTCCGTAAAAATTTTTCTCAGTCAGTTAAAGTTTCAGACTTAGCCAAACTGACACATATGAGTGAATCCTCTTTCTATAATCATTTTAAAGCGGTCACTTCGATGTCCCCTATGCAATATCAAAAAGCTCTGCGTCTACATGAAGCGAGGAATTTAATGCTGTCCCAACACATGGATGCGACCACTGCCAGCAGAATGGTAGGTTATGTTAGTAATTCTCAATTTAGCCGAGATTACAGCGCTTTTTATGGAGCTCCCCCTAGAAAAGATATAGACAAATTATATAGACAACCCCAAAAAACATATTAA
- a CDS encoding EFR1 family ferrodoxin (N-terminal region resembles flavodoxins. C-terminal ferrodoxin region binds two 4Fe-4S clusters.), whose protein sequence is MKSVIYYFTGTGNNLQVAKKIAEALPDCKLVSMGKGKHDSNEVYDYIGFVYPTYALNLPRRVTQFISEMSLEKSKNAYFFAVTGCGNISGVALTVPAKILAKKGVTLNFAEKIIMVENYVAMYKMNERNSEKYQIATDNIPALVQKIVAKTQQPVGKVNEPLNISTAIGQKLIYARKDKGFNVSDSCTGCRTCEAVCPVSNIVMKNKKPSFKHNCEQCMACVQWCPKQAINYKNKTQSRGRYTNPSISLKELIDGNK, encoded by the coding sequence TTGAAAAGTGTTATTTATTATTTTACAGGAACAGGAAACAACTTACAGGTAGCTAAAAAAATAGCTGAGGCATTGCCGGATTGCAAGTTGGTATCCATGGGTAAAGGGAAACATGACAGCAATGAAGTGTACGATTATATCGGTTTTGTATATCCTACATATGCCTTGAATTTGCCACGAAGAGTAACACAATTTATAAGCGAAATGTCGCTTGAAAAAAGTAAAAACGCATATTTTTTTGCTGTGACTGGATGTGGTAATATAAGTGGTGTTGCGTTAACTGTCCCTGCTAAAATTTTAGCAAAAAAAGGTGTGACACTTAATTTCGCAGAGAAAATTATTATGGTTGAAAATTATGTCGCGATGTATAAAATGAACGAGAGAAATTCAGAGAAATATCAAATTGCTACTGATAATATACCTGCATTAGTACAAAAGATAGTAGCTAAAACACAGCAGCCAGTGGGTAAGGTGAACGAGCCCCTTAATATATCGACTGCTATTGGTCAAAAATTAATATATGCCAGAAAAGACAAAGGTTTTAATGTTTCTGATAGTTGTACAGGCTGTAGAACATGTGAGGCAGTTTGTCCTGTTTCCAACATAGTAATGAAAAACAAAAAGCCGAGTTTTAAGCACAATTGCGAACAATGTATGGCGTGCGTTCAATGGTGTCCAAAGCAGGCTATTAACTATAAGAATAAGACACAAAGCAGGGGACGTTATACTAATCCTAGTATTAGTTTGAAAGAATTAATAGATGGCAATAAATAG
- a CDS encoding EFR1 family ferrodoxin (N-terminal region resembles flavodoxins. C-terminal ferrodoxin region binds two 4Fe-4S clusters.) translates to MSTTIYYFSATGNSLKVTKDLSEQLTDTKIIQISKKSIPTSKDTQSDKIGFVFPVYNFGLPVIVKNFIETLPIDKHTYVFAIATCGGMVGAALNQIKKILNKKDINLASSFCVFMPGSDQLMFPTVSEEEQNKLFNDEERQISTIALAIKSKQHIKYTSNAIMSSVYNLLYTATFRPKGMGKNFWTDEKCIGCGLCSQICPANNIVMHDRKPKWEHQCESCLACMQWCPQKSIQYKKATVKRGRYHNPQINVSELIPNR, encoded by the coding sequence ATGAGTACAACAATTTATTATTTTTCCGCTACAGGAAATAGTTTAAAAGTAACAAAGGATTTAAGTGAACAATTAACTGATACTAAGATAATACAAATCTCTAAAAAAAGCATTCCAACATCAAAAGACACTCAATCAGATAAAATAGGTTTTGTATTTCCAGTATATAATTTTGGACTACCTGTGATTGTAAAAAATTTTATAGAAACATTGCCGATTGATAAACATACCTATGTTTTTGCTATAGCAACTTGTGGAGGAATGGTAGGTGCTGCTCTTAATCAAATAAAAAAAATACTAAACAAAAAAGACATTAATTTAGCTTCATCTTTTTGTGTATTTATGCCTGGCAGTGATCAGCTGATGTTTCCTACCGTTTCTGAAGAAGAGCAAAATAAACTTTTCAACGATGAAGAAAGACAGATAAGTACAATAGCTCTTGCTATAAAAAGCAAGCAACATATTAAATATACGTCTAATGCTATTATGAGTTCTGTTTACAACTTACTATACACTGCTACCTTTAGGCCAAAAGGTATGGGAAAGAATTTCTGGACTGATGAAAAATGTATAGGATGCGGTTTATGTTCTCAGATCTGCCCCGCAAATAATATAGTTATGCACGATAGAAAACCAAAATGGGAGCATCAATGTGAATCATGTCTTGCTTGTATGCAATGGTGCCCGCAAAAATCTATACAATATAAAAAAGCTACTGTTAAGAGAGGTCGCTATCACAATCCTCAAATAAATGTAAGCGAACTCATTCCCAATCGTTAA
- a CDS encoding flavodoxin family protein yields MKVIAFVGSARKDGNTSKIVDAICSGIKKNGHDVETYNLSELDNKGCRACGLCQANKVEYCSINDKMTELLPKIADADCIIVGTPVYMLQVSGYTKNFLDRLFTFFIESNHTTRLLPGKKYITVTCSGASAEAFKNVTEYLNQIFGGYSQMVNAGNIIAGNLQSKDDILSQQEMLKQAEEIGQKLN; encoded by the coding sequence ATGAAAGTTATAGCTTTTGTAGGCAGTGCAAGAAAGGACGGAAATACTTCAAAAATAGTTGATGCCATTTGTTCCGGCATTAAGAAAAATGGACATGATGTTGAAACTTATAATTTATCAGAACTTGATAATAAAGGCTGCAGGGCTTGTGGTTTATGTCAAGCAAATAAAGTGGAATATTGTTCTATTAACGACAAGATGACTGAACTTTTACCTAAGATAGCTGATGCTGATTGCATTATAGTTGGAACACCGGTCTATATGTTACAAGTAAGCGGTTATACAAAAAATTTCCTCGATAGACTATTTACGTTCTTTATAGAATCCAATCATACCACAAGACTTTTACCTGGGAAAAAGTATATAACTGTTACATGTAGCGGTGCATCTGCTGAAGCATTTAAAAATGTTACAGAATATCTTAATCAAATTTTTGGCGGCTATAGTCAAATGGTGAATGCAGGTAATATCATCGCAGGAAATTTGCAAAGTAAGGATGATATCCTTAGTCAACAAGAAATGTTAAAACAAGCTGAGGAAATAGGGCAAAAACTAAACTGA